The Actinomyces lilanjuaniae genome segment TGGGTGTCGGCCCATGCGGCAGCCTGGGCCAGAGGCGTACCGTCAGCCAGGTGGGCGCCGTCAGGCCGGACCTGGAAGGAGACCCAGCACTCGGCACCGGGAGCGGTCTGCGCCAACACCGTGGTCACGAGCCGGGCCTCGTCAAGACGGGGCATGGTCTCCAGGGCAAAGACGGTGAGCCCCTGGGCGGCAAGGGCCTCAATGCGCGGGCGGTGGACCCGCTCCAGCTGGCTCTGGCTCACCTCGTAGGCGCCGGTGTACTCCGACCCGTCAGCCAGGAACGCGCCGTAGGGGCCCAGAGCACCAGCCACGAACGGGCGCGGTCGCTCTCCAGGTGCTGGGTGGCCCGCCCCTTCGCCCTCTTCCAGGGACGTTCCTCCTCCCTGGGACCGCCCCGGTGCTGACCCGAACGTGCCCGCAGGCCCGCCACGGGCTGTCGCGGCCTGGCCCGCCGCAGCCAGGGCCAGGCGGGCCGAGGAGGCGATGAGGTCACGCGCACCGGCCTCGTCGTAGCCCACGTCAGTCAGCGCCGGGACGCTCGCCTGGTAGGAGTTCGTCTCAATGACGTCGGCTCCGGCAGCAAGGTAAGCAGCGTGGACCTCAGTGACGGCACCGGGGGCGTCCAGCAGGGCCTGGGCCGACCACAGCGTCCGGCTCGTGTCCACGCCCCTGGCCTGGAGCTCGGTACCCATGGCACCGTCGAGGACGAGGGTCCCGCTGGCGAGCGCCCCTGCCAACGAGGAGGCGACGGGCACGCGCGGCCCCGGTCCCGTGGGAGGCGTCGGACCAGCCAACCTGCCCGCGCCGGGAAAGCTGCTCATACCACGAGCATAGCGCGGCCCGTTCACCCTGTGAGAAGCCCGGGCGCCGCGTTGCGAGCAGGAATACCGTCCGCCTATGGCCTCCACCGATTCTGTCGTGACGAGCCCCCACACCGCTGCCCCGTCGGCGGCCGCACCCGGCCCCGCCCACGTGACAGCCCTGGAGCGCCGCATGAGCAGGCGACATCTCATGATGATCAGCTTCGGCGGAGTCATCGGGACCGGCCTGTTCCTGTCCACCGGCTACACAATCAACCAGGCCGGCCCCTTCGGCACCGTCCTGGCCTACGCCGTCGGAGCCCTCATCGTCTACCTGGTCATGATGTGCCTGGGCGAGCTGAGCGTGGCCATGCCCTTCACCGGGGCCTTCCACGTCTACTCGCGCACCTACATCGGTCCGGCCACCGGGTTCGTCACCGCCGTCCTGTACTGGCTGACGTGGACAGTCGCCCTGGGCAGCGAGTTCACCGGCGCGGCCATGATCATGAACGGGTGGTTCCCGGCCGTGCCCGTGTGGGTGTGGGCAGCGGCCTTCATCACGCTGGTGCTGGTGCTCAATATGGTCTCGGTCAGGGTCTTCGCCGAGGCGGAGACCCTGCTGTCAGGCGTCAAGGTCATCGCAATCATTCTGTTCATCATCATTGGCGGGGCCGCCGTCGTAGGCCTGCTGCCCTACGAGGGCGCCACCTCGGCCCCACTGCTGTCCAACCTGACCTCAGGAGGGCTCTTCCCCAACGGCTTCGCGGCGGTGTTCACCACAATCCTCGCCGTCAACTTCGCCTTCTCCGGCACCGAGCTGATCGGGATCACCGCCGGGGAGGTCAAGGACCCGGCAGCCACGATCCCCCGAGCTATCCGGGCCACCCTGGCGCGGCTGGTCGTCTTCTTCATCGGCTCCGTGCTCGTCATCGCGGCGCTCATCCCCTGGAGGCAGGCAGGTGTGGAGGAGAGCCCCTTCGTCACGGTCCTGTCCCGGATCGGCGTCCCCTTCGCCGACGACCTTATGAACGTCGTCATCCTCACCGCCATCCTGTCAGCGGCAAACTCGGGCCTCTACGCCTCGACACGCATGCTGTGGTCCCTGGCGAACGAGGGAACCCTGCCTGCGCTCCTGGCCCGGACCAACCGGTACGGGGTTCCCGCCCTGGCTATGGCCCTGTCCATGGTCGGGGGCCTGGCCGCGCTGCTAACCTCCGTCTACGCCGCCTCCACCGTGTACCTGGTGCTGGTCTCGGTCTCGGGCCTGGCAGTCGTGCTGGTGTGGGTGACCATCGCGGCCTCGCACTACCAGTTCCGCCGCCGCTGGCTGGCTGAGGGTCACAGCCCTGAGGATCTGGCCTACAGGGCACCGGGCTACCCGTGGGTGTCCCTGGGTGCCCTGGTGCTGTCCGCGGCGTCGTGCCTGCTCATTGTCTTTGACCCCCTCCAGCGTCCGGCGCTGGCGATTACCGCCGTCTTCCTGGCAGTCTGCTACGCCGGGTACTGGGCAGTCTCACGCAGGATCAGCCTGTAGGCCCTGCGCACACGCTATGTCGCAGGCGGCTGGCTCTCACAGTGGTGCGGGCAGGTCCCCCGTACGGCCTCAGCGCAGCCCGAGGACGAGCACGCGCTCACAGCCCGAGGCGTAGGCGGCGGGAGTCCACGACCCGCTTGCCGAAGGGGAAGCAGGTCACCGGGATGAGCTTGATATTGCCGACAGCCAGCGGGAGGCCGATGATGGTGACGGCCTGGGCTGCCGCTGTGGTCACGTGCCCCACAGCCAGCCACAGGCCTGCGACCAGGAACCAGACCAGGTTGGCCAGCCCGCTCATGGCACCCGCTCCCGGGACAGGGACCACCTCCCGCCCAAAGGGCCACAGCACGTAGCCAGCAATCCGAAAGCAGGCGATCCCAGCCGGCAAGGTGACCACCAGCAGGCAGGCGAGGAACCCAAAGAAAAGGTAGCCCACAAAGAGCCAGAAGCCTCCGAAGGCGACCCAGATAACGTTGAGGACGGTACGCACACCCGCATGTCTAGCACGATTGCGGACGCAGGGCCTCCGTGGGCGCAGCGGTACCGGTCAGCCTCCCATGAGTGCCTGACCGGCCAGGCCACAGGCGCACGCACAGATCAGGGAGGCCAGGGTCCCGATGATGAACCGCTCCGCGGCCCCGGGGCTTTCTTGGAGGTCCGCCCAGCGCCCCAGGCCCTTGACGGCAACGACGACAACAACCATCTCAGCGTGACCGCTCAGCAGTGCCCCGGTCGTGGCCAGCCGTTCCAGCATCCCGATCCAGGTTCCACCGCGTAGTACCAGCGGAGCCGTGCTGTCCACCTCCGCCCTGTCCAGGACGGGGACATGGTGTCCGTCCAGTGAGGCGGCACGTCCCGCAGGAGGCTCCGGAACGCGAGCCACGCGCAGCACGCCAACGACAGCACCCCACCCTCCTAGGACCGAGATGACCAACGTCACGAGCACGACCACAGCAGGCATCTCATGTACCTCCTACGTGCGCCGGCACCGGGCTGACACGCGGGTCGGCAGACCGGTCAAGGGTGTTAAGAAGTGCCAGGAGAACCGGGAGAGCCTCCTTCTCCTCCGCCAGGCCCGAGGCGATTCGCCGCTGCGAGAACGCCTGTTCCGTCACTGCCAGCCTTCGTGCCGCCTGCTGCCCGCTCACACCGCTCTCGACCAGGTCCACCGCCTCCCACTGCAGGCGGGAGCGTCGGGCCAGGAGGAGGGCCTGGAGCCGCAGGACCGCCTGCGCCCGGGCAGCCGCCTCCGGGTCCTCGCCACGCACCGCCAGCGGTACTCGGGACCTCTTGGCAGCATCGACGGCCTCACGCGCCGCCACGAAGGCCGCACCGCTCCCTGAGCGCGCGCCTCCGTCGGCACCCACGCGGCCGGCCCCTCCACCGATTCCGACGTACCAGCAGCCAGCACGTATAGCAGCGCGTACAACCGTGTACAGGGCCGCTGCGTCAGCGGGGACTCCCTGGACCTCGTCGCCTGCGGTCCGCTCAAAGGGGGCGATGACGCACACGTCGGAGACGGAGCGCAGCAGCGCAGGCACAGCGTCACCGGTAGAGCGGGAGGCCTTTTGGTCCATGGTGACGACAAGCACCTGTCAAGGGTGGCACCCCGCCCCGCACTGGTCAAGGCGCTCACCTTGATACACCTAGATCAAGGTGAGCGCCTTGACCAGGGGCTCACGTTGACGCGGACGGCCAGGGCAGCCTCCCGAGCCTTACCAGAAGACCCGCTGGGCGATAGCGTCCGCGAAGCCGTCCAGCGCCTCCGACGAGGTCCCCAGGTAGAGGGCGGCGTCAATGAGCGAGACCTCCATGAGGTAGAAGCCGCCCCTGCCGTCACTGACGACGTCCACCCGGTTGAAGAGCAGCTGGACGTCACGCCCGGAGGTCTCCTTGATGAGGGTGTGGATGGCCTTGCGGACACGCTCCCCCCACAGCCACTCCTGCTCGCTGGGGTCACGGGCGGCGACCTCCTCTCCGTGCACCTCGTCGGTGGCGCGGAAGGACGGGTGGAGCATCGGGTCCTTCTCCACCGCGTGGGAGAGCACCCCGTTGAAGTAGACCAGGGACACCTCCCCCTGCCGGTCCACCTCCTCCAGGTAGCGCTGGACCATCACCGAGCGCCCCCGGCCCAGGTGGTGCACTGCGTCGCTGATCGCCGCCGACCGGGAGCCGGCGTCAGTGGCCGTGTAGCGGCCGGTCCCGCGACCTCCAGAGGAAATTGCGGGCTTGACCACAAAGTCCCCGTAGGCGGGAAACCTGGTGTGGACCTGGTGCTTGGAGTAGCCCGCACCCGGCTCCAGCCAGGTGGTGGGGATCGTGGGGACCCCCAGCTCCGCCAGGCGGACGAGGTAGTGCTTGTCAGAGTTCCACGCGACGACGTCAGGCTGGTT includes the following:
- a CDS encoding amino acid permease codes for the protein MSRRHLMMISFGGVIGTGLFLSTGYTINQAGPFGTVLAYAVGALIVYLVMMCLGELSVAMPFTGAFHVYSRTYIGPATGFVTAVLYWLTWTVALGSEFTGAAMIMNGWFPAVPVWVWAAAFITLVLVLNMVSVRVFAEAETLLSGVKVIAIILFIIIGGAAVVGLLPYEGATSAPLLSNLTSGGLFPNGFAAVFTTILAVNFAFSGTELIGITAGEVKDPAATIPRAIRATLARLVVFFIGSVLVIAALIPWRQAGVEESPFVTVLSRIGVPFADDLMNVVILTAILSAANSGLYASTRMLWSLANEGTLPALLARTNRYGVPALAMALSMVGGLAALLTSVYAASTVYLVLVSVSGLAVVLVWVTIAASHYQFRRRWLAEGHSPEDLAYRAPGYPWVSLGALVLSAASCLLIVFDPLQRPALAITAVFLAVCYAGYWAVSRRISL
- a CDS encoding YccF domain-containing protein — its product is MRTVLNVIWVAFGGFWLFVGYLFFGFLACLLVVTLPAGIACFRIAGYVLWPFGREVVPVPGAGAMSGLANLVWFLVAGLWLAVGHVTTAAAQAVTIIGLPLAVGNIKLIPVTCFPFGKRVVDSRRLRLGL
- a CDS encoding ATP-grasp domain-containing protein; amino-acid sequence: MTDPVVTLATSKDYPELDEDDRGLPDALRQRGIEPRVAVWDDPEVDWGDSGTVVLRSVRDYAVTRTYADFLAWTRSVPRLLNQPDVVAWNSDKHYLVRLAELGVPTIPTTWLEPGAGYSKHQVHTRFPAYGDFVVKPAISSGGRGTGRYTATDAGSRSAAISDAVHHLGRGRSVMVQRYLEEVDRQGEVSLVYFNGVLSHAVEKDPMLHPSFRATDEVHGEEVAARDPSEQEWLWGERVRKAIHTLIKETSGRDVQLLFNRVDVVSDGRGGFYLMEVSLIDAALYLGTSSEALDGFADAIAQRVFW